In the genome of Persephonella sp. KM09-Lau-8, one region contains:
- a CDS encoding proline--tRNA ligase, which translates to MRASQFFMPTLKEAPSEAEVPSHIYLVRAGFIRQLAAGLYEYLPLGFKVLKKIEGIIRKYMDDAGALEVLLPILTPAELWQETGRWDVYGKELFRVEDRKGRMFALGPTHEETITDLVRKNIRSYKDLPKNFYQIQTKFRDEARPRYGLIRGREFIMKDAYSFDVSEEMAIKSYEIMKETYKKIFDELGLDYLMVEADTGAIGGKFSHEFVVKVPNGEAHIVYCEKCGYAANVEAAKYEFELDKLPPEDEKPLEKVHTPNVSSVEEVAQFLGVSPKKIVKTLVYILDDGSAVAVVIRGDRELNETKLANYFNVIDARLATSEELEKLGIVEGFVGPIGIDIPVYADVSVKDLHNFVVGANEKDYHYINVNIPRDFKPVEFVDFSTAREGDPCPVCKAPLKETTGLEVGHIFLLGTKYSEAMKAYFVDKDGREKPIIMGCYGIGVSRLMAAAVEQNHDENGIIWPENIAPFKLQILALNIKDSQIKDIAENIYQKAKEKGIEVLYDDRDMSPGAKFKDADLIGIPYRIVVGKKVKENKVEIQKRATGEKQEIEIDKIDEFLENLR; encoded by the coding sequence ATGAGAGCATCCCAGTTTTTTATGCCTACACTAAAAGAAGCACCTTCAGAAGCAGAAGTTCCAAGTCATATATATCTTGTTAGGGCTGGGTTTATAAGACAGCTTGCTGCAGGACTTTATGAATATTTACCTCTGGGATTTAAGGTTCTTAAAAAGATAGAAGGCATAATCAGAAAATATATGGATGATGCAGGAGCCCTTGAGGTTTTGCTGCCAATACTAACCCCTGCAGAGTTGTGGCAGGAAACAGGTAGATGGGATGTTTACGGTAAAGAGCTTTTCAGGGTAGAAGACAGGAAAGGAAGAATGTTTGCTCTGGGACCAACCCATGAGGAAACCATAACAGACCTTGTCAGGAAGAATATCCGTTCTTATAAAGATTTACCTAAGAATTTCTACCAGATACAGACAAAATTCAGGGATGAAGCAAGACCAAGATACGGTCTTATTAGAGGTAGAGAGTTTATTATGAAGGATGCATACTCCTTTGATGTATCAGAGGAGATGGCTATTAAATCTTATGAAATTATGAAAGAAACCTATAAGAAAATATTTGATGAGCTGGGACTGGATTATCTGATGGTTGAGGCTGATACAGGGGCAATAGGTGGTAAATTTTCCCATGAGTTTGTTGTAAAGGTTCCAAATGGTGAGGCACACATCGTCTATTGTGAAAAATGTGGATATGCTGCCAATGTGGAAGCTGCAAAGTATGAGTTTGAACTGGATAAACTTCCACCTGAGGATGAAAAACCTTTAGAGAAAGTTCATACTCCTAATGTTTCTTCAGTTGAAGAGGTAGCCCAGTTTTTAGGGGTAAGTCCTAAAAAAATTGTAAAAACACTGGTATATATCCTTGATGATGGTTCTGCTGTTGCTGTTGTTATAAGGGGGGACAGGGAGCTTAATGAAACGAAACTTGCCAATTATTTCAATGTAATAGATGCGAGACTCGCTACATCTGAAGAACTGGAAAAACTTGGAATAGTTGAAGGATTTGTCGGCCCAATAGGAATAGATATACCCGTTTATGCAGATGTATCTGTAAAAGACCTTCATAACTTTGTCGTGGGAGCAAATGAGAAAGATTACCATTACATAAATGTTAATATCCCAAGGGATTTTAAGCCTGTTGAGTTTGTTGATTTTTCAACAGCAAGAGAAGGAGACCCTTGCCCTGTATGTAAAGCACCTCTTAAAGAAACAACAGGGCTTGAAGTTGGCCATATATTCCTCCTTGGAACAAAATACTCAGAGGCAATGAAAGCCTATTTTGTGGATAAAGATGGCAGAGAAAAACCGATAATAATGGGCTGCTACGGTATAGGTGTAAGCAGGCTTATGGCAGCTGCCGTTGAACAGAACCATGATGAAAATGGAATAATATGGCCGGAAAATATTGCACCTTTCAAACTCCAGATACTTGCCCTGAACATAAAAGATAGCCAGATTAAAGATATAGCAGAAAATATTTATCAAAAAGCAAAAGAAAAAGGAATAGAAGTTCTTTATGATGACAGGGATATGTCCCCGGGGGCCAAATTTAAAGATGCTGACCTGATAGGAATTCCTTACAGAATAGTTGTAGGTAAAAAAGTAAAAGAAAATAAAGTTGAAATTCAAAAAAGAGCCACAGGTGAAAAACAGGAAATAGAGATAGACAAAATAGATGAATTTTTAGAAAATCTCAGGTGA
- a CDS encoding aminotransferase class V-fold PLP-dependent enzyme, producing the protein MPEIKVVSENNKVPYITTVLFPEITGQEMVMALGRKGIDVSSGSACSTGSPMPSHVLLAYGFSEKDALSGVRFSFGFYTEEEDIKKTVSTVVETYKKLKLFSDFS; encoded by the coding sequence ATCCCTGAAATAAAAGTGGTTTCTGAAAACAATAAAGTTCCATATATCACCACTGTTTTATTTCCGGAAATTACAGGGCAAGAAATGGTCATGGCTTTAGGCAGAAAAGGTATAGACGTATCCTCTGGTTCAGCCTGTTCAACTGGCAGTCCGATGCCTTCTCATGTTTTACTTGCCTACGGTTTTTCTGAAAAGGATGCCCTGTCTGGAGTGAGATTTTCTTTTGGTTTTTACACAGAGGAAGAAGATATAAAAAAAACAGTTTCTACTGTTGTTGAAACATACAAAAAATTAAAACTTTTTAGCGATTTTTCTTAA
- a CDS encoding GspE/PulE family protein gives MKVKIKRATPEKSFIDLIIERLGLTPEEIREYQLKAKENRKSLLQILLEQGYSEEEIAKIKAEYFGYRFDKLTNYIPPEDIIDIFSKDFLKERLVLPLSYEGGVLKIAMVEPTDVVSINEVVERLRKHGKEIVEVDIVVTTKKQILEKIDLIFEEKKKVEELLSVLEIEKEEIPEEISREETITEKSSPIIMLANKIIEDAYKKNASDIHIQPTERNSVVRLRIDGDLTDYLILPKYAHEPLITRYKIMSNMKIDEKRVPQDARINFERYNPEIKLDLRVSTVPTIYGEDLVMRLLLKEGAILDLEKLGFSEEHLSLYRETIRKPYGIILHVGPTGSGKTTTLYSALKEIDTPEKKIITVEDPVEYTLGGSIVQTSINPAAGYTFAKAIKAFLRHDPDVMLVGEIRDIETARIAVEASLTGHLVFSTLHTNDAVSTITRLEEMGIESYLLADSLLLICAQRLVKKICYNCKTEYKPSKKEEIVIKNAGFDVTEETKVYKGMGCKVCNFTGYKGRTGIHELLKVDEDIKQMLIEKRSTEEIKRVALEKGMKTLRQDAVMKALKGITTIDEVIRVTLE, from the coding sequence ATGAAGGTAAAAATAAAAAGGGCAACTCCGGAAAAAAGTTTCATAGACCTTATAATCGAGAGATTAGGCCTTACCCCAGAAGAAATTAGAGAATATCAGTTAAAAGCAAAGGAAAACAGAAAAAGTTTACTTCAGATTCTTCTTGAGCAAGGGTATTCTGAAGAGGAAATCGCCAAAATAAAAGCGGAATATTTTGGATACAGGTTTGATAAGCTTACAAACTATATTCCCCCTGAAGACATAATAGATATTTTTAGTAAAGATTTTCTAAAAGAAAGACTTGTTCTCCCTTTAAGCTACGAAGGTGGTGTTCTAAAAATAGCCATGGTAGAACCTACAGATGTAGTCAGTATCAATGAAGTTGTTGAAAGACTGAGAAAGCATGGTAAAGAAATTGTTGAGGTTGATATTGTAGTAACAACAAAAAAACAGATTCTTGAAAAAATAGACCTGATTTTTGAAGAAAAGAAAAAAGTAGAAGAACTTTTGAGTGTTTTGGAAATTGAAAAGGAAGAAATTCCTGAAGAGATATCAAGAGAGGAAACCATCACAGAAAAATCCTCACCAATAATAATGCTGGCAAACAAAATAATTGAGGATGCCTATAAAAAAAATGCCTCTGATATTCATATCCAGCCTACAGAAAGAAATTCTGTTGTAAGACTAAGAATAGATGGAGATCTGACAGATTATCTGATTTTGCCTAAATATGCCCATGAACCTTTAATCACAAGATACAAAATAATGTCAAATATGAAAATTGATGAAAAAAGGGTTCCACAGGATGCCCGTATAAATTTTGAGAGGTATAATCCGGAGATCAAGCTTGATTTAAGGGTTTCAACTGTTCCAACCATATACGGAGAAGACCTTGTTATGAGGCTCCTTCTAAAGGAAGGAGCTATTTTAGACCTTGAAAAACTTGGTTTTTCTGAAGAGCATCTTTCCCTTTACAGAGAAACTATAAGAAAGCCTTACGGAATTATTCTCCATGTGGGTCCTACAGGTTCAGGTAAAACAACAACCCTTTACTCAGCATTAAAAGAGATAGATACACCTGAGAAAAAAATTATAACAGTTGAAGACCCTGTTGAATATACCCTTGGAGGTTCCATTGTCCAGACAAGCATTAATCCTGCTGCAGGTTATACATTTGCAAAAGCCATTAAAGCATTTTTAAGACACGACCCTGATGTTATGCTGGTTGGAGAAATTAGAGATATAGAAACTGCAAGAATAGCTGTAGAAGCATCTCTGACAGGACATCTGGTTTTTTCTACATTACATACAAATGATGCCGTTTCAACAATAACAAGGCTTGAGGAAATGGGAATAGAAAGCTATCTGCTGGCAGATTCCTTGCTTCTTATATGTGCCCAGCGTCTTGTCAAAAAAATATGCTACAACTGCAAAACAGAATACAAACCATCTAAAAAAGAGGAAATAGTTATAAAAAATGCAGGATTTGATGTGACAGAAGAAACCAAAGTTTACAAAGGTATGGGCTGCAAGGTATGTAATTTCACAGGATACAAAGGAAGAACAGGAATACATGAACTATTAAAGGTTGATGAAGATATAAAACAGATGTTAATTGAAAAAAGGTCTACAGAAGAGATAAAAAGGGTTGCACTGGAAAAAGGAATGAAAACTCTCCGTCAGGATGCTGTAATGAAAGCCCTTAAAGGTATAACCACAATAGATGAAGTAATCAGAGTGACCTTAGAATAA
- a CDS encoding sulfite exporter TauE/SafE family protein: MIAFLSVLVGWIVQGLIGLGSGIISTAILLFFFNAKEVVVSLSIIALTGTIYLSWKNYRGNFFLKEILILSIFSFIGAGIGSFLLEKLNPKDIELIFGIVITLTGIYDFYSQKKKIFIHSKHKTIFGVFTGTVGGIISGLIGGAGPLYALYLNQTIHDKNDFKFIISFVFAILNVERILFYLIFPELRSLFNWEIVIPGLAGVVIGAYLGDYLTGKLSTQRFKELVSLSITAFGIYFILRSL, from the coding sequence ATGATAGCCTTTTTATCTGTTTTAGTAGGGTGGATAGTTCAGGGGCTCATAGGACTTGGCTCCGGAATTATTTCCACCGCTATTTTACTTTTCTTTTTTAATGCCAAAGAGGTTGTTGTATCCCTTTCTATTATTGCCCTTACAGGCACTATTTATCTGAGCTGGAAAAATTACAGAGGGAATTTTTTTCTTAAGGAAATCTTAATTCTGTCTATTTTTTCTTTTATTGGTGCAGGTATAGGAAGTTTTTTACTGGAAAAACTAAATCCCAAAGATATAGAGCTAATTTTTGGTATTGTTATAACACTGACAGGAATTTATGATTTTTATTCCCAGAAGAAAAAAATTTTCATACACAGCAAGCATAAAACTATTTTTGGTGTATTTACAGGAACAGTTGGAGGTATTATATCAGGGCTTATCGGTGGTGCTGGACCTTTGTATGCCCTTTATTTAAATCAGACAATCCACGATAAAAATGATTTTAAGTTTATTATCTCCTTTGTGTTTGCTATTTTGAATGTGGAGAGAATACTGTTTTATCTGATATTTCCAGAATTAAGGAGTCTATTTAATTGGGAGATTGTCATTCCCGGGCTTGCAGGTGTTGTTATCGGTGCTTATCTGGGGGATTATCTAACCGGAAAGCTTTCAACACAAAGATTTAAAGAACTGGTATCTTTGAGTATAACTGCTTTTGGAATCTATTTTATTCTAAGGTCACTCTGA
- a CDS encoding dicarboxylate/amino acid:cation symporter, with product MKKILSIENLTVLGIILGVIAGIYIPDLMLNLKIIGDVFLNLLKMIVIPLIFVSIFMSIASLSSSDDLKDLGIKAFLYYVSTTALAVLTGIIITNIIQFDVSDISKSSETIKVNHFTWESFINNLIPSNIFQSFAEGKAIHVIIFSILFAIAVVGLANRKKEIIVGFFDGANDAFLKIAKWIIALSPVGVFALIGYVVADKGIGVIISLWQYVVVVLIGIFIHAVINLGLIAYIVGKVNPFKYFKQVREALLIAFSTCSSSATLPVSLEVATEKAKVDKKVAGFVLPLGATVNMDGTALYEAVAAVFIASVYGIELSLFQQIIVFITATLAAIGAASIPSAGLVTMTLVFSAVGLPLEGIALIIAIDRFLDMFRTATNVWGDLIGAKVVARFMNK from the coding sequence ATGAAGAAAATATTATCCATAGAGAATTTAACAGTTCTGGGAATTATCTTAGGAGTAATTGCTGGTATATATATTCCAGATTTAATGCTAAATCTGAAAATTATAGGTGATGTATTTCTTAACCTTCTTAAAATGATTGTCATTCCTCTTATTTTTGTATCTATCTTTATGAGTATTGCTTCTCTTTCTTCCTCAGATGATTTAAAAGACCTTGGGATAAAAGCGTTTTTGTATTATGTATCAACAACAGCCCTCGCTGTTTTAACAGGAATTATCATAACAAATATTATCCAGTTTGATGTTTCTGATATTTCTAAGTCATCAGAAACTATAAAGGTTAATCATTTTACATGGGAAAGCTTTATAAACAACCTGATACCTTCTAATATTTTCCAAAGTTTTGCAGAAGGAAAGGCAATTCATGTGATTATATTCTCTATTTTATTCGCTATTGCAGTTGTTGGGCTTGCCAATAGAAAAAAGGAAATCATCGTGGGGTTTTTTGATGGTGCAAATGATGCATTTTTAAAAATTGCTAAATGGATTATAGCCCTTTCTCCTGTCGGTGTGTTTGCTCTAATTGGATATGTGGTAGCTGACAAAGGAATAGGGGTAATTATCTCTCTGTGGCAGTATGTTGTTGTTGTTTTGATAGGTATTTTTATACATGCAGTTATAAATCTTGGGCTGATTGCCTATATAGTTGGTAAAGTAAATCCATTTAAATACTTTAAACAGGTTAGGGAAGCTCTGCTTATTGCATTTTCTACCTGTTCATCATCTGCCACTTTGCCTGTTTCTCTGGAAGTTGCAACAGAAAAGGCAAAAGTTGACAAAAAGGTTGCAGGTTTTGTATTACCTCTTGGAGCAACGGTTAATATGGATGGAACAGCCCTGTATGAAGCTGTAGCGGCTGTTTTTATAGCATCTGTTTACGGGATTGAGCTTTCTTTATTTCAGCAGATAATTGTATTCATAACAGCCACCCTTGCAGCAATAGGGGCTGCAAGTATTCCGTCTGCAGGCCTTGTCACTATGACACTTGTATTTTCTGCAGTTGGACTACCACTTGAGGGAATAGCACTTATAATAGCTATTGACAGATTTCTGGATATGTTCAGAACTGCAACAAACGTATGGGGAGATTTGATAGGAGCAAAAGTGGTGGCGAGGTTTATGAATAAATGA
- the tsaB gene encoding tRNA (adenosine(37)-N6)-threonylcarbamoyltransferase complex dimerization subunit type 1 TsaB, producing MLISIDTYSENLGISLIDGHKLVVKQVYHKLKPFSELLMEKIDMIFNQLGYSPSILYAVSVNKGPGSYTGLRVGITVAKTISYSLNIPIYVFSSLEAMAYKYRAHEGNITVAINAGKGECYVADFQSDISDITQISEIRLMKINEFKKEIPENLVVVKNLDIHGDNIIHDIEDLSTEGAFLALKHQQKEDPIRLEPVYIRPL from the coding sequence ATGTTAATCTCAATAGATACTTATTCGGAGAATCTTGGGATATCTTTGATAGATGGGCATAAGCTTGTTGTAAAGCAGGTTTACCATAAACTAAAGCCATTTTCCGAACTCCTTATGGAAAAAATAGATATGATATTTAATCAGCTTGGATACTCCCCCTCCATTTTATATGCTGTATCTGTAAATAAAGGTCCCGGCAGTTATACAGGACTCAGGGTTGGTATAACAGTAGCCAAAACAATATCATATTCCCTTAATATTCCAATATACGTTTTTAGCTCCCTTGAGGCAATGGCCTATAAATATAGAGCTCATGAAGGTAATATTACTGTTGCTATTAACGCCGGCAAAGGAGAGTGTTATGTTGCTGATTTCCAGTCAGATATTTCAGATATAACTCAGATATCAGAAATCAGATTAATGAAAATAAATGAATTTAAAAAAGAAATTCCTGAAAATCTTGTGGTTGTGAAGAATTTAGATATACATGGGGATAACATTATCCATGATATTGAGGATTTATCCACTGAAGGAGCATTTTTAGCCTTGAAGCATCAACAAAAGGAAGACCCCATTAGACTGGAGCCTGTCTATATCAGACCTTTATAG
- a CDS encoding AEC family transporter: MIKALFPVLLYFSAGYLSRKFRLFDENASQILIKFIIYISFPALVIYNVYFLKFQWSFLWVLLSGWGVILFSILVSFFIGKALKLNKPTLASFIMMATFGNTSFLGFPYQMAFLGEEGLRYAVVFDQFSSFLPVSLISPFILTYGQDKGNFSVDIKRIITFPPFVAIIFAFFIKNFYIPDFVLDSLKMIGMTVIPLALFSVGINLKFSSVKERIRDISAVIFIKMIFVPVLFVLLLHIIGVEINIQWQSAVIEIAMPPMVLASIFVIGAGLDKDLAVSAVGVGILASFITVPFVFYLLNTL, encoded by the coding sequence ATGATAAAGGCTTTATTCCCCGTTTTACTTTATTTTTCTGCAGGCTATCTGTCCAGAAAGTTTAGGTTGTTTGATGAAAATGCCTCGCAGATTTTAATCAAATTTATTATTTATATATCTTTCCCGGCTCTTGTTATTTACAATGTGTATTTCCTTAAATTCCAGTGGTCATTTTTATGGGTATTACTCTCTGGCTGGGGAGTAATCTTATTTTCAATTCTTGTTTCCTTTTTTATTGGTAAAGCACTTAAACTTAACAAACCTACCCTTGCTTCCTTTATTATGATGGCAACCTTTGGAAATACATCTTTCTTAGGATTTCCGTATCAGATGGCTTTTTTAGGAGAAGAAGGCCTTAGATATGCTGTAGTTTTTGACCAGTTTTCCTCATTTCTGCCGGTATCTTTGATATCTCCTTTTATTCTAACCTATGGTCAGGACAAAGGGAATTTTTCTGTAGATATAAAGCGGATAATCACCTTCCCGCCTTTTGTGGCAATAATATTTGCATTTTTTATTAAAAATTTTTATATACCGGATTTTGTTCTTGATAGTCTAAAGATGATAGGAATGACGGTTATTCCCCTTGCTCTATTTTCTGTAGGGATAAACCTTAAATTTTCAAGTGTAAAGGAAAGAATAAGAGATATATCAGCAGTTATTTTTATAAAAATGATTTTTGTCCCTGTTTTATTTGTGCTGCTTCTTCATATAATTGGAGTTGAGATAAATATCCAGTGGCAGTCTGCTGTTATAGAGATAGCAATGCCCCCTATGGTGCTTGCCTCAATTTTTGTGATTGGGGCAGGACTGGACAAAGACCTTGCCGTTTCTGCAGTTGGGGTGGGAATACTGGCAAGTTTTATAACAGTTCCTTTTGTTTTTTATTTGCTTAACACTTTATAA
- a CDS encoding GAF domain-containing protein translates to MEDFVYQLSKELLTHLSLKDLLISISDKIKDYIGAERASLFIYDPDDNTLNSVVLLADKGTYKQVEIPVSKDSIAGFTAISRKILNIKDVHNLKELLSIDRELRYHSHWLYIPGMKTKSMLSVPITKDGKLLGVFQAINKEPYFSKEDEEILKKLSPLIALAIDRAISLGNLEMIRSIEKTILDNVLESIVLISPDMKIKEINTSFLEMIGFRFSEEEIKDKSIFEVIPALEKFKNKIDFAMENMISEEINMELLKVKIVPIKWECIYKKNVNYLALIFKYPNG, encoded by the coding sequence ATGGAGGATTTTGTTTATCAGCTCTCCAAAGAGCTGCTTACCCATCTTAGCCTGAAGGATTTATTGATTAGTATTTCAGATAAAATCAAAGATTACATAGGGGCCGAAAGGGCCTCTTTATTTATATATGACCCTGATGACAACACCTTAAATTCTGTAGTTTTACTGGCAGATAAAGGCACTTACAAACAGGTAGAAATTCCAGTTTCCAAGGATAGCATAGCAGGATTTACAGCAATATCCCGTAAAATTCTTAATATAAAAGATGTCCATAACCTAAAGGAGCTACTTTCTATAGACAGAGAGCTCAGATACCATAGCCACTGGCTTTATATCCCTGGAATGAAAACAAAATCTATGCTTTCTGTGCCTATAACAAAAGATGGTAAACTGCTGGGGGTTTTTCAGGCTATTAATAAGGAGCCTTATTTTTCCAAAGAAGATGAGGAAATCCTAAAAAAACTATCACCACTGATTGCACTGGCAATAGACAGGGCCATATCCCTTGGTAATTTAGAGATGATAAGAAGTATAGAAAAGACAATACTGGATAATGTCCTTGAAAGTATAGTTCTTATAAGTCCAGATATGAAGATAAAGGAAATAAATACTTCCTTTTTGGAAATGATAGGTTTTAGATTTTCTGAAGAAGAAATAAAAGACAAAAGTATATTTGAGGTTATACCTGCCCTTGAAAAATTCAAAAACAAAATAGATTTTGCCATGGAAAATATGATTTCAGAAGAAATAAATATGGAGCTATTGAAAGTAAAAATAGTTCCAATAAAATGGGAATGTATTTACAAAAAAAATGTTAACTATCTGGCATTGATTTTTAAATATCCAAACGGGTGA
- a CDS encoding cysteine desulfurase family protein translates to MVYLDNAATTPVFEDILNNLGKWQREYFANPNSLHPDGQKSRIALEEARRYFAGLIDCLEEEIVFTSCATESNNTVIKGLAESYPEKDHIIISPVEHKSVLMPVKYLTKKGYKVDFLKIDNQGKIDLDHLRRIITPKTLFVGVIHVNNETGVIQDITEIGKICREKEVPFFSDTVQSFGKVDIPFEYLDFFSISGHKINAPKGIGLLKINKNIDITPLLHGGGQENGFRSGTENVVGAIALKEATQNWIENEKIYGKSLKGWKNY, encoded by the coding sequence ATGGTTTATTTAGATAATGCAGCAACGACACCGGTTTTTGAGGATATTTTAAATAATTTAGGCAAATGGCAGAGGGAATATTTTGCCAATCCAAACTCCCTTCATCCTGATGGTCAGAAAAGCAGAATAGCACTTGAAGAAGCAAGAAGGTATTTTGCCGGTTTAATAGACTGCTTAGAGGAAGAAATTGTATTTACTTCCTGTGCTACAGAGAGTAATAACACTGTAATAAAAGGCCTTGCTGAAAGCTATCCGGAAAAAGACCATATTATTATTTCTCCTGTTGAGCATAAATCTGTTCTGATGCCTGTAAAATATCTAACTAAAAAAGGGTATAAAGTAGATTTCCTGAAAATTGATAATCAGGGAAAGATAGACTTAGACCATCTCAGAAGAATAATAACCCCGAAAACTCTTTTTGTGGGAGTAATACATGTTAACAATGAGACAGGAGTTATTCAGGATATAACTGAGATAGGAAAAATATGCAGAGAAAAGGAAGTTCCATTTTTTTCTGATACTGTCCAGAGCTTTGGGAAAGTAGATATTCCCTTTGAGTATCTGGATTTCTTTTCTATTTCAGGCCATAAAATAAATGCCCCTAAAGGTATTGGCTTACTGAAAATAAATAAAAATATTGATATAACCCCTTTGCTCCACGGGGGTGGTCAGGAAAATGGCTTTCGTTCAGGAACGGAAAATGTTGTTGGGGCTATAGCTTTAAAAGAGGCTACACAAAATTGGATAGAAAATGAAAAAATCTATGGGAAAAGTTTAAAAGGCTGGAAAAATTACTAA
- the flgM gene encoding flagellar biosynthesis anti-sigma factor FlgM has product MDEKKLRKLLEEKLGNLSEKELQKIEKYLTEEKNLRRQKIEKIKELIERGEYNVPPEKVAEKLLEYLKKNR; this is encoded by the coding sequence TTGGACGAGAAAAAGTTAAGAAAACTGCTGGAAGAAAAGTTAGGAAATCTTAGCGAAAAGGAACTTCAGAAGATAGAAAAATATCTGACGGAGGAGAAGAATTTGAGAAGGCAAAAAATAGAAAAAATCAAAGAGCTAATTGAAAGGGGGGAATATAATGTCCCGCCAGAAAAAGTAGCAGAAAAACTACTTGAATACCTTAAGAAAAATCGCTAA
- the ychF gene encoding redox-regulated ATPase YchF, translated as MKLNVGIVGLPNVGKSTIFNALTETAKAGVANYPFCTIDPNVGIVDVPDERLYKLAELENSQRIVPATIEFVDIAGLVKGASKGEGLGNQFLANIRNVSAIAHVVRCFEDSDVVHVEGSVNPVRDAEIIETELILADLQTVEKRLEKVSKPAKSGNKEAKFEVQVLEKAKKILEELKPLRTHLDQFEEEELEYLRKTLFPLTIKPIMYVANINEEDLPEGEGNPHVQAIKEKAKEENAPVVVLCGKVEQELIEIPKEERKELLEAYGLEEPGLNKMIRTGYNMLDLITYFTAGEKEARAWTIKRGTKAPQAAGEIHSDFERGFIAAEVINYDDLIKVGSLQKAKEQGLLRIEGKDYVVQDGDVIHFRFNV; from the coding sequence ATGAAACTTAATGTAGGTATTGTTGGACTTCCTAATGTTGGGAAATCAACTATTTTTAATGCATTAACAGAAACAGCAAAGGCAGGGGTAGCAAACTACCCGTTCTGCACAATAGACCCAAATGTTGGAATAGTTGATGTTCCTGATGAAAGATTGTATAAACTGGCAGAGTTGGAAAACTCCCAGAGAATAGTCCCTGCAACAATTGAGTTTGTTGATATCGCAGGACTTGTTAAAGGTGCAAGTAAAGGGGAAGGGCTTGGAAACCAGTTTCTTGCAAATATAAGAAATGTATCTGCAATAGCCCATGTTGTCAGATGTTTTGAGGACAGCGATGTTGTTCATGTTGAAGGCTCCGTAAATCCTGTAAGAGACGCAGAAATTATTGAAACAGAGTTAATACTGGCAGACCTGCAAACAGTTGAAAAAAGGCTGGAAAAGGTCTCAAAACCTGCAAAGTCTGGCAATAAAGAGGCCAAATTTGAAGTTCAGGTTCTGGAAAAAGCTAAAAAAATCCTTGAAGAGCTAAAACCTCTAAGAACCCATTTAGACCAGTTTGAGGAAGAAGAGCTTGAATATCTGAGAAAAACATTATTCCCCCTTACAATAAAACCAATTATGTATGTTGCAAATATAAATGAGGAAGACCTGCCTGAAGGTGAAGGAAATCCACATGTTCAGGCAATAAAAGAAAAAGCAAAAGAGGAAAATGCTCCTGTGGTTGTTCTGTGTGGAAAAGTGGAACAGGAGCTTATAGAAATTCCAAAGGAAGAAAGAAAAGAGCTCTTAGAGGCTTACGGCCTTGAAGAACCGGGATTGAACAAAATGATAAGAACAGGATATAACATGCTTGATTTAATCACATATTTTACAGCCGGTGAAAAAGAAGCAAGGGCATGGACTATAAAAAGGGGAACAAAAGCACCACAAGCAGCAGGGGAGATACATTCTGATTTTGAAAGGGGATTTATTGCTGCCGAAGTTATAAACTATGATGACCTTATAAAAGTAGGCTCATTACAAAAAGCAAAAGAGCAAGGTCTTCTCCGAATCGAAGGCAAAGATTATGTTGTTCAGGATGGGGATGTAATACATTTCAGATTTAATGTGTAA